In one window of Glycine soja chloroplast, complete genome DNA:
- the rpl32 gene encoding ribosomal protein L32 — protein MAVPKKRTSISKKRIRNTLWKKKGYFTTLKAFSLAQSIFTGNSKSFFCNKYKR, from the coding sequence ATGGCAGTTCCAAAAAAGCGCACTTCTATATCAAAAAAAAGGATTCGGAACACTTTATGGAAAAAGAAGGGATATTTTACAACATTGAAAGCTTTTTCATTAGCGCAATCTATTTTTACGGGGAATTCAAAAAGCTTTTTTTGTAACAAATACAAACGTTAG
- the ccsA gene encoding cytochrome c heme attachment protein, whose product MVFASLEHILTHISFSVVSILISIHLITLLFVKEIIGLSDSSKKGMIITFFCITGLLVTRWVFSGHLPFSDLYESLIFLSWTFSIFYMVPCFKKSKNYYLNTIITPSVIFTQGFATSGLLTKMHESLILVPALQSHWLMMHVSMMILGYATLLCGSLLSVAILVITFQELIQIIGKSKNFYFLNESFSFAEIKYMNMTDKNNVLQKTSFLSYRNYYRSQFLQQLDRWGYRTISLGFIFLTIGIISGAVWANEAWGSYWNWDPKETWAFITWTIFAIYLHTRKNKKLEDLNSSIVASIGFLIIWVCYLGINLLGIGLHSYGSFTPN is encoded by the coding sequence ATGGTATTTGCAAGTTTAGAACATATATTAACTCATATATCGTTTTCGGTCGTATCTATTTTAATTTCAATTCATTTGATAACCTTATTATTTGTCAAAGAAATCATAGGATTATCTGATTCGTCCAAAAAAGGCATGATAATAACTTTTTTTTGTATAACAGGATTGTTAGTTACTCGTTGGGTTTTTTCAGGCCATTTACCGTTTAGTGATTTATATGAATCATTAATATTTCTTTCATGGACTTTTTCCATTTTTTATATGGTTCCTTGCTTCAAAAAATCTAAAAACTACTATTTAAATACAATAATAACACCAAGTGTTATTTTTACCCAAGGCTTTGCTACTTCGGGGCTTTTAACGAAAATGCATGAATCGTTAATATTAGTACCTGCTTTACAGTCCCATTGGTTAATGATGCACGTAAGTATGATGATATTGGGTTATGCAACTCTTTTATGCGGATCATTATTATCAGTGGCTATTTTAGTCATTACATTTCAAGAACTCATACAAATTATTGGTAAAAGCAAGAATTTCTATTTTTTAAATGAATCATTTTCTTTTGCTGAAATCAAATACATGAATATGACTGATAAAAATAATGTTTTACAAAAAACTTCTTTTTTGTCTTATAGAAATTATTATAGATCTCAATTTCTTCAACAATTGGATCGTTGGGGTTACCGTACTATTAGTCTAGGTTTTATCTTTTTAACGATAGGTATTATTTCAGGAGCAGTATGGGCTAATGAGGCATGGGGATCATATTGGAATTGGGATCCAAAGGAAACTTGGGCTTTTATTACTTGGACTATATTCGCGATTTATTTACATACTAGAAAAAATAAAAAATTGGAAGATCTAAATTCTTCAATAGTCGCCTCCATAGGTTTTCTTATAATTTGGGTATGTTATTTAGGTATAAATCTTTTAGGAATAGGACTACATAGTTATGGTTCATTTACACCTAATTGA
- the ndhD gene encoding NADH-plastoquinone oxidoreductase subunit 4 translates to MTNYFPWLTTVVILPIVGGSLIFLFPHKGNKVIKWYTICICLIDLLITSYVFCYHFELDDPLIQLTENYKWINFFDFYWSFGIDGLSLGPILLTGFITTLATLAAQPVTRESKLFYFLMLAMYSGQIGTFSSQDILLFFIMWEFELIPVYLLLSMWGGKKRLYSATKFILYTAGSSVFLLLGILGMSFYSSNEPTLNFESLTNQSYPVALEIIFYIGFLIAFAVKSPIIPLHTWLPDTHGEAHYSTCMLLAGILLKMGAYGLVRINMEFLSRAHSIFSPWLILLGSIQIIYAASTSLGQRNLKKRIAYSSVSHMGFLLLGIGSISDTGLNGAILQIISHGFIGAALFFLAGTSYDRLRLLYLDEMGGMAIPMPKIFTVFTILSMASLALPGMSGFVAELIVLLGIITSQKYLLITKILITFVTAIGMILTPIYSLSMLRQMFYGYKLFNTPNSYFFDSGPRELFISISILIPVISIGIYPDFIFSFSADKVEAILSNFL, encoded by the coding sequence ATCACGAATTATTTTCCTTGGTTAACAACAGTTGTAATTTTGCCAATAGTCGGGGGTTCCTTAATTTTCTTATTTCCCCATAAAGGAAATAAGGTAATTAAATGGTATACTATTTGTATATGTTTAATTGATCTCCTTATAACATCCTATGTATTTTGTTATCATTTCGAACTGGATGATCCACTAATCCAATTGACAGAAAATTATAAATGGATCAATTTTTTTGACTTTTACTGGAGCTTCGGAATAGATGGACTCTCTCTAGGACCCATTTTATTGACGGGATTTATCACTACGTTAGCTACGTTAGCGGCTCAGCCGGTTACTAGAGAATCCAAATTATTCTATTTCCTGATGTTAGCAATGTATAGTGGTCAAATAGGAACATTTTCTTCTCAAGACATTTTACTTTTTTTCATCATGTGGGAATTCGAATTAATTCCCGTTTATCTACTTTTATCTATGTGGGGTGGAAAAAAACGTTTGTATTCAGCTACAAAGTTTATTTTGTACACTGCGGGAAGTTCTGTTTTTTTATTACTGGGAATTCTGGGTATGAGTTTCTATAGCTCTAATGAACCAACATTAAATTTCGAATCATTAACTAATCAATCATATCCCGTGGCACTGGAAATAATATTCTATATCGGGTTTCTTATTGCTTTTGCTGTCAAATCACCAATTATACCCTTACATACATGGTTACCAGACACCCACGGAGAGGCACATTACAGCACTTGTATGCTTTTAGCCGGAATATTATTAAAAATGGGAGCATATGGGTTGGTTCGAATTAATATGGAATTCTTATCTCGCGCTCATTCTATATTTTCTCCCTGGTTAATACTATTAGGTTCAATTCAAATAATCTATGCAGCTTCAACATCTCTTGGTCAACGCAATTTAAAAAAAAGAATAGCTTATTCTTCAGTATCTCATATGGGTTTCTTACTTTTAGGAATTGGTTCTATAAGCGATACAGGTCTCAACGGGGCTATTTTACAAATAATATCTCACGGATTTATTGGCGCTGCGCTTTTTTTCTTGGCGGGAACGAGTTATGATAGACTACGTCTTCTTTATCTCGACGAAATGGGTGGAATGGCTATCCCAATGCCAAAAATATTCACGGTTTTCACTATCTTATCGATGGCTTCTCTTGCATTGCCGGGCATGAGCGGTTTTGTTGCAGAATTGATAGTCTTATTGGGAATAATTACTAGCCAAAAATATCTTTTAATCACAAAAATACTAATAACTTTTGTAACAGCAATTGGAATGATATTAACTCCTATTTATTCATTATCTATGTTACGTCAAATGTTCTATGGATACAAGCTTTTTAATACACCAAATTCTTATTTTTTTGATTCGGGGCCACGAGAATTATTTATTTCAATTTCTATCCTTATACCCGTAATAAGTATTGGCATTTATCCAGATTTTATTTTTTCATTTTCGGCTGACAAGGTTGAAGCTATTCTATCTAATTTTTTATAG